A window of Anabas testudineus chromosome 7, fAnaTes1.2, whole genome shotgun sequence genomic DNA:
TGGAGATTAACACCGTCACTGTCAAAAACTACACAGTGGTGTAAAAAGATGGAGGGAACCACTGACTTCTACATTCAGTTCAAACTCTTGTAACAGTCCTCATGATAAATATGATGAAAATATTGTTGCTGATTGAAaactaagaaaagaaaaagtgagatgGCTGTGGTTCATGAGCTGAAGCCAACTGTGGGATCAGCGGTTCGATCCCCTGCTTCTCTCAGATCCACAGGACCTGATGGGTCAGTGTGTGAATGGTTGAATGAGAAGTAACACTGTAAAGACTTAGTTATTACTAATAATTAGGATGATTAACAAAAATCTACCTTCATCACATGTTCTGCAGATAAAGCATCGTCTACGTGCAGTAAGTTGATTCATGTAGGTTCCCTCCAAACAGGGCAGACAGGAAGTGGGTCTTGACTCTGAACAATCGGTTCTAACTCGACTTCCtgtagaaaagaagaaaagatgaacTTGATAAAGTATCATGAACGTCTACTTAACAAAGATGTTACTTCTACAGTGAAATGTTCCTTTATCAAACACTTGGATCTTACCAGGAAGACACATGTGACAACATTCATTTCCAACCTGATACTCTGCTAGATTACATGTGAGTGTTTGTCCACTGAAGACTTTTATCATTAGAATCtgtgagaagaagaacagagtttagtttaaatgaaaCCTGGTTTAAATTCTGAGTCTGTCAAGAACTGACCTGAGTGactccagcagagaaaaatcaacttaatgaaaagatgaacagaaacacGATGAGGTGGAAAAGAAGGAGCTGAGAGAtaaaggaagtggaggaggacgctgaaggaaacaggagagaagagCCCTGAGGAGACAAAGGGGAAAAGAACCTCGTGGAATAGTTTAAGGAAACTTGATCCAGGATcagtttaaagatttatttctaTCCACATATCAGAGTTGTAATTTTCATCCACATTTACTGCACATGTGCAGACACCCTgaacacatcacatcagtttCCACACATCAAATAACATCTACCAACAAAACAGGATTAACATTTATCACAATGAATCAACTCAACAAGTTCGATGAATTACTGAGAATGTTTCTAGTTATTTagagaaacaaactgttttaccaGCAAAGATGCTgcagacaaatgttttcttgtcacagtcattttaaagagcGGCTTTCTTGAGATGTAGACACCATCTCACATGTGGGAAAAGGTGAGTTGTAAAATCCAAATCAGAAGATTAAAACctgaaaacagaaggaaatCATATAAAACTGCACCAATCAGTGAAACCTGGTTACTGAGTGTCAGAGATcatcatgatttatttatggaaagcaggaaataaaagtgaaatagataataataaaacaaaacgtTCCACCTTTAGGTAACAGAGACCATTGGTCTATAACTTTAATTAATGATTAGAAACCTGCCTTTGTCTCATTGTTACAGttcaaagtttgtttgtgtttcctaCTGATTAAAGGTCAAGTTTCTGAATATAAGAAATTAAATGTCTTCAGTAACTACAGAACAGAAATTACTTTATAGTACAGAacttgttctgttctgttcttacagtacatgtggtagaaaaaaaaatactcatgTATTAAATCCTGattctgttgttttactgtagttTGGAATCAGTACAGTCAAAAACCTGAGTCCACTTCCGGGTCTAAAACCTGACGAAAAATCTATGCAGTGACACCCAGTGTTCAACATGTGAATAGCACTTGATCTATTGTCCCCTACGTATTTTTATACACATGTTCATactatattttgtaaggtcttaaaccctaaacactgtaaagtgctttgagatgatatacaaataaaacagttgaATTCAATTGTAGGGGAATTAACATCttcaatgaaaaaacaaaacaaaacaaacaaaaaaaaaaaaaaacagtcttcAGTAGGTGATGTGAACAGAGCCTGAATGAACTTAACAAGTTCTTCAACAGGTTTAAAGCTGCTACAAATGCAGCCCATCTTCCTAcaacccctcctcctcctcaatgTCTACTCAACTCCTCTTCCTACACCTGTGTGCATCTCCACCCCTGCAGCTACGCCCCCTCCATCACCTGAGTAGGCTCCACTATCTGTCACAGTAACAGGCTCTGCAGGTATAAAGACAGTGATGTGGGAAGACAGTGGGTGCACATGGTGCATGGAGGCTGCTCAACCTCTCCAAAGGTAACAACCCACTTTAATGGGTAGGAGGGATTGACAGAGGTCTGATTATTAGATCCGTCACTTCCATTGCAGCTGAGGAGATAAACttgtgtctctaaccaactaacTTCAGACtcaagaagctacttgatgagcaGTAAAACGTTTCAACTTAACAGGAAACAAATCCAGTTGTAGAGATTCATCTACAGACAAGTTCAGTTGGATtcctgagaatcttcacagttCAACAGTTTTACTTATGAGTCTATGTGGGACTTGAACTTCCTCTAAAAGTAAGTTCGATGTTTTCAGTAGAAGAGAATCTGTTAGAACATTACAACTTTTATCcatgaatttaaaaacaagttttacAATTTATATGAATGACATCAGTGATATAGTTCAAACATTTTGTCCAGTTACACACATTAGACCATTTCAGGTGTCATTATTTCCCGAAAACAtactttaatctttttatttatcgGTTTCAATTCcttgttttaaacacaaactttaCCATAATTACAAGAATAGCAAGTATTTAAAGCGCGGCTCAGCTGACGGTAGTTATACGGTTCAAATACTGAACTGTACATATACTAATTTGTACATATACTGAACTGTACATATACTAATTTGTATATATACTGACCTGTACACAATCTGTACTGAGCATTTCGGCGTACtcatcatttcttcttctcttcaacAGAACATTCGTGTCAAACCAAACTACATCTACTGTTCACTTTTACAAAAGTTttagaaacaacacatttcagcagcagctttattaAACTGCTTCCTCAGACTTTGGTTCAACAAACGACATATTTTCAGTCACCTACCGTCTTTAATGTTAAAACTTTGTCTAAAAACACAACGACAAACATTTAgagaagaaaactgttttacttTCACATTCGTTGCTCCGCCCACTACAGACAGGTAAAGGTGAGGAACAGGGTTTCCTACAGAGACAAAAAACGATGATCTTAGTCATTGAATTTTTATCTAATGTTAATGAAAATCTGTGATTTCATGTGATCAACTCTCCTCATGCTGCAGGTTTTAGTAACCAGCAGGTGGATCCAGAGGGACAATCAGAATTTTGTTGAGGTGTCTAAATCACCTCCTGACATtgatcctcctcctctcttatTAAGTCCAAAGTCTGCTGCTGTCTTTGTGACGTCATTATCCAAAATGCTGTAGAGGTTCAAATCTCTTTAATGAGTCGTTTTTTTTCCCATGAGAATTAACTCAagttacatttagcagacaaattcatccaaagagacttacaaaTGAGGTCCGAGGTTCAAGGACAgggtaaggaggtcttgcccaaAACCCCTACTGAAGGCAGGCCCCGGTTtcaaccccagtctcccacatggagggcagcagtgttaccactacactatccagtcGCTCTGGTAAATGCAGCAGTCTGTGCTGATGTCTCAGTCTGTTAGTGGCAGAGTTCAATGATCTGCTCCACTTTCATTAGTCTGGTGGTGAATGTTTCTTTTCTGGATGAAGTATCAGTTTGTTTCTTGTCAATCAAGACAAAGAAACACGTATATCTATAGTTTCTTTGTCAGAAATCTGAAGCTTATTGCAAAAAATAAGACTTACTTCCACATTTACAACAATAGCACTTCTCCAAACTAAACCCTTTCAGGtcaaattgattttaaataaagctgttttCTACCAGAAAGTAAAATGTGCCACCTGGTGGTGAATCTGCTGTTCCTCAATAAAATCTCAACCCAGTccttttcagtgtaaaactctttaaaatgtattgactgtattttgtaatattaatataaatgtcaaatgttgtttttatgcttttaattaCTTTCATATAATTAATAAGaacatttaattatatattgcatattttaatatgtacaaAATTGGACAAATACTGTGTAAATGACACAATTGTAAAATGTCTGACTTATAACCACttttcataaatcataaattcaTAGTTCCTGAAAATTTTATCAGAATCATCAATCAGTCTCAATCTCTGatggtaaatatatattttttactactTTGTAACTATGGTTTCATTTTTTCTAAGTCAGAAAAGAATATGATCCtataatcatcatttaaaaacagcactttGTATTTACTCAGattatctttgtgtaatattaaaatgtgtttgatgatctgaatcatttaagacacacacacaaaaaaaaatttaatcaGGCCATCAAGTTGTCAATTACTTTTTACAGCTGTGTTAAGTCCAGGTTAACTCACAGAGTCTGCTGATAATTCAaagttaatcattttctttaataaacaGACAagataatacagtatattttccaTGCTAGTCTGCTGATTGAAGCCATCTGTCCGTTCTTACTGTGTAATGTTCAAACAGTTCTTTTCATTCCTGTTTATGTCTTCAATCTGTCACAATGTtgagaagaagcagaaatagaacaagcagagaaagttgcagtgttgttgttgttgttgttgttgttgttgttgttgttgttgttgttgttgttaagttTCCAGTAGTGGAGGAAAacgtctctgctgctgtgttagTGTCATCATTCTCCAAAATGCTGTACAGGTTCAGGTCTCTTCATTTAGAGTTCACTCAAGTTTTGTTAAATGCAGCTGATGATTCAGTCTGTTAGTGGCAGAGTTCAGGGATCTGCTCCATTGTCATTAATCTAGTGGTGACTGTTGCTCATCATTTAAACTCCGTCTTCTGGATGACGTACTTCTTCGTTTgacctaaaacaaaaacaataaatatacacGTCAGTGAAAACTCTCCGTTGTCCACGTGAAGTTAGCAAAAAGGAAGTCAAGTTGCCATGACCCAACTtccagataataaataaaatcaacaaaaacatcttaataaaaatcaaaaaccataAGATGTTTGTTGTCAACATAGAATTCTTACCTGTGACCTTTCGTAgacctttttttcttccacatgACCAAACAAATTCCACATATTAAGACAATTAATACAACAGACAGGGAAACACTTATCCCAGTTATTGTCTTATTTGAACTGTGTTCTTCACATTCAGCATCCGTTGAAGTTGTTCCTGGTTTTAACAGCTGAAGGTTTTTAGCTTCACAtctgaaatgacagagagatgttttgtccatttgtaggatctgtgtgaatttactgctgctgtaagaAACCAGGTTTGTCCACGACTGATGTGAAGcttcacttactgtgtgtgtggtcgaCAAGATGGAAATGTTCCATCTGAAAATGATCCATCACTGCAGTCAGAGCACACAGAGTCTGTGGAGGCTGttcctggacacacacaggttacaCAGTCACTTTAAACCAGTTCAGTAGACGTGTATTATAAACACATCatgttattacatttaatcaGACCTGGTTTCAGGTGTGGAACAGTTAAATCCTGTTGAACAAACCATCAGCTTCAAACCAGTAGTGTAGTAGTGACACagttagaaaacacacaggtgaaTGTTTCAGAGCTTTTTTAACTGCATCTATCAGATGGAAAAGGTTTAAtacaacctgctgctggacctGTGTTCAGAGTGTTGGAGTCTTTAACGACTTTATGAACAAAGTAGAAACTGCAGAGGGCTGTAGGTCATCAATGTTTAATTCACCATCATTCAATTATCACCTAATGTCTCAGTGgaattaaaactaaacagagCTCATTAAAAACCAAACTGATGGAAATCTAACAGGAAAATCTCAGAAGATACTTTACTGGTGTTCTCAGTTCAAATGTACACTTTACTAAATCTTAAGTCAACATAAGAAAACCAACCTTTCTGACTGATGTACTGTCCTGGTTcacagcttctgtgtttctgtgctccTCCACAGACGTTATCTGAAGGATCCACACAGAAAAATCCTTCCAGTGGTtcacaaactgtatctgatgttGTTGTACACGATCTCTTCATCTTCAGACCAGAACCTGTAAAGACATGTAGAGAAAACAGGTTTAAACTACTGGAGAACAACAATTTAtagttcaaaacaaaaaaaaaacaaaacaaataaagattcTTTGTGACTTCGTTCAGAAATGTGAGACAACAGGTTCTAAAATGAataagaactcagcagcactgtactaAAAGGCTCAGAAccagatgtactttctgaggagagtCGATCCCCTGCTGTTACGAACGGACTAACAGGACCAACGAATACCaacaaaaaaggtttattaacgACAGGAGGGCAGGAGACAaagggaactaacaaacatgaacaaagtatcaacataaaacactgtggaaacacaggcaaaaactcaaactaaaactctaatgacaacatacaaagtaccaacaaaaccCACGCACTAAAGCGGACATGAAAgtaacagacaaactaaaagtacaaagtgacaaaccaaaatcactgcggCAGGCGGGCAAACGGGAACAAGgatacaaaactaacaggacaaagtaccAACGAAAAAcgctgcataaacgcagaccaaacaattcaacctaacaaacaaaacagaggttccgGACGGATGGACGGACgttgtggaggagtagtgtgcagcatgaatgaatggcaatgagcaacaaaccagcaccaAACTGaagagtggagagtggaggaagtccatacatggggtgagacaggagggtgagaccagaacaaaacaaaacaaaacccatagacaggggcagagggaggaactgtaacaccTGCTTCTCCAAGATCCACAGGACCTGATGTTGGTGTGTGAATGGTTGAATGAGaagtaacactgtaaagtgttttgGGTCCAaaaaaggtagaaaagtgctatatgaACTTAGATCATATCCTGAATACACAAAGTATCAGCTGATATTAACAGTTTTAACAGTGGTTGTAGAAAAATCTATCATCACATGGAACCATCTGTTCCTTCATTGTGTGAAGTGTCCTAACTGATCCGTATTACAAGGCCCTTAGTTCCTGGACCTGCTGATAATTTTCATCAATACAAAGTCACATGTAAAGTCATCATTGTCAGGTCTGAGCTTAGAATTAGTTATTACTAATAATTAGAAACAGAAATCTACCTGCATCACATTGTGAACATGGGAAACACTGTTTAAGTCCAGTAGGCTGATTCATGTAGGTTCCCTCCAAACAGGGTAAACAGGAAGTGCTCCTGAACTCTGTACAGTCGGTTCTAACTCGACTTcctgtagaaaataaaaacaactaattaACATATCATGAACATCTACATAACAAAGACGTAACTTCTACAGTGAAATGTCCTTTTATCAAAGTTGGATCTTACCAGGAAGACACATAGGACAACATTCATTTCCAATCTGATACTCTGCTAGATTACATGTGGTTGTTTGTCCACTGAAGACTTTCATCATTAGAATCTGTGAGAAGAAGAACACAGTTTAGTTTaaacaggagagaagagacCTGAGGAGACAAAGGGGAAAAGAACCTCGTGGAATAGTTTAAGGAAACTTGATCCAGGCTcagtttaaagatttatttctttCCACATATCAGAGTTGTAATTTTCATCCACATTTACTGCACATGTGCAGACACCCTgaacacatcacatcagtttCCACACATCAAAGCATCTACCAACAAAACAGGATTAACATTTATCACAATGAATCAACTCAACAAGTTCGATGAATTAGTGAAAATGTTTCTAGTTATTTagagaaacaaactgttttaccaGCAAAGATGCAgcagacaaatgttttcttctcaaaatcattttaaagagCAGCTTTCTTGAGATGAAGACACCATCTCACATGTGGGAAAAAGTGAGTTGTAAAATCCAAATCAGAAGATTAAAACCTGGAAACAGAAGGAAATCATATAAAACTGCACCAATCAGTGAAACCTGGTTACTGAGTGTCAGAGTTcatcatgatttatttatggAAAGCAGGGCTGAATATAAAAGATGAAATGTCTTCAGTAACTACAGAACAGAAATTACTTCATAGTACAGAacttgttctgttctgttcttacAGTACATGTGGTACTTTTACTGTAGTTTGGCATCAGTCCAAAACCACTTCCGGGTCAGACACCTGACGAAAACCTATCCAGCGACACCCTGAGTTCAATATGTGAATAGCACTTGATCTATTGTCCTATTTGGCTGCTCTGTATTTTTATACAGATGTTCACACTCTAtatttaaggtcttaaaccttaaacactgtaaagtgctttgagatgaatTCAGTTACAAATAAAACGGAATTTAATTGTAGGGGAATTAACAacgtcacaaaaaaaaaaaaaaaaaaaaagaacaaccagTCTTCAGTAGGTGATGTGAACAGAGCCTGAATGAACTTAACAAGTTCTTCAACAGGTTTAAAGCTGCTACAAATGCAGCCCATCTTCCTACAACCCCTCATTCCTCCAGTAACAGGAGTCAGGCTGCAGGTATAAAGACAGTGATGTGGGAAGACAGTGGGTCCACATGGTGCATGGAGGCTGCTCAACCTCTCCAGAGGTAACAACCCACTTTAAGGGGTAGGAGGGGTTGACAGAGGTCTGACtgttacatccttcacatcctcccttCAGTTGTTTCACCTGACGACCCTATAGAGATGGAGTtaaaccaacctggaggataaacttgtgtctctaaccaactaacTTCAGACtcaagaagctacttgatgaacagtgaaacgtttcaacttAACAGTAAACAAATCCAGTTGTAGAGATTAATCTACAGACAAGTTCAGCTGGATtcctgagaatcttcacagttCAACAGGTTTAGTTATCAGTCTATGTGGGACTTTGACTTCCTCTAAAAGTAAGTTCGATGTTTTCAGTAGAAGAGAATCTGTTAGAACATTAAAAGTTTTATCCATGAATGACATCAGTGATATAGTTCAAACATTTCGTCCAGTTACACACATTAGATCTCTTCAGGTGTCATTATTTACTAAAAACAtactttaatctttttaataatcggattcatttccttgttttgaACACAAACTTTACCGTAATCACAAgacaaagtaagaaaaagtaaagagcGGCTCAGCTGATCGCAGTTATACggtaaaaatactaaaatgtacaaatactgaactgtaaaaatacttaactgtacaaatactgtactgtacatatactaatttgtacatatactgtaatactgacCTTTACACATTCTGTACTCAACATGTCGGTGTACTcgtcatttctgtttctcttcgACAGAACATTCGTGTCAAACCAAACTACAGCTACTGTTCACTTTTATGAAGGTTTTAGAAACAGCacatttcagcagcagctttattaAACTGCTGACACAGACTTTGGTTCAACAAACGACATATTTTCAGTCACTTACCGTCTTTAATGTTAAAACTTTAATCCAGAAACACAGCGACGAACATTTAgagaagaaaactgttttacttTCACATTCGTTGCTCCGCCCACAGACAGGTAAAAGAGGAACAGGGTTTCCTACAGAGACAGTAAACGAAACGATTCAATGATCTTAATCATTGAATTTTTATCTAATGTTGATGAGAATCAGTGATTTCATGTGATCAACTCTCCTCATGCTGCAGGTTTTAGTAACAGCAGTTGGATCCAGAGGAACAATCAGAATTTTGTTGACGTGTCTAAATGTCATCCTGACAATGATCATCCTCTTCTCTTATTAAGTCCAAAGTCTGCAAAAAAAACCCTCTCTGCTGTTGTCTTAATGTTGTCTTCATCCAAAATGCTGTAGAGGTTCAGATCTCTTTAATGAGTCGCCTTCTTTGTCCCATAAGAATTAattaaagttacat
This region includes:
- the LOC113167941 gene encoding tumor necrosis factor receptor superfamily member 14-like isoform X8, whose amino-acid sequence is MILRRKHLSAASLLILMMKVFSGQTTTCNLAEYQIGNECCPMCLPGSRVRTDCTEFRSTSCLPCLEGTYMNQPTGLKQCFPCSQCDAGSGLKMKRSCTTTSDTVCEPLEGFFCVDPSDNVCGGAQKHRSCEPGQYISQKGTASTDSVCSDCSDGSFSDGTFPSCRPHTQCEAKNLQLLKPGTTSTDAECEEHSSNKTITGISVSLSVVLIVLICGICLVMWKKKRSTKGHRSNEEVRHPEDGV
- the LOC113167941 gene encoding tumor necrosis factor receptor superfamily member 14-like isoform X1, whose protein sequence is MQFVNHWKDFTVWTLQITDVEQHRNTEAVNQDSTSVRKILMMKVFSGQTTTCNLAEYQIGNECCPMCLPGSRVRTDCTEFRSTSCLPCLEGTYMNQPTGLKQCFPCSQCDAGSGLKMKRSCTTTSDTVCEPLEGFFCVDPSDNVCGGAQKHRSCEPGQYISQKGTASTDSVCSDCSDGSFSDGTFPSCRPHTQCEAKNLQLLKPGTTSTDAECEEHSSNKTITGISVSLSVVLIVLICGICLVMWKKKRSTKGHRSNEEVRHPEDGV
- the LOC113167941 gene encoding tumor necrosis factor receptor superfamily member 14-like isoform X3, yielding MQFVNHWKDFTVWTLQITDVEQHRNTEAVNQDSTSVRKILMIKVFSGQTTTCNLAEYQIGNECCPMCLPGSRVRTDCTEFRSTSCLPCLEGTYMNQPTGLKQCFPCSQCDAGSGLKMKRSCTTTSDTVCEPLEGFFCVDPSDNVCGGAQKHRSCEPGQYISQKGTASTDSVCSDCSDGSFSDGTFPSCRPHTQCEAKNLQLLKPGTTSTDAECEEHSSNKTITGISVSLSVVLIVLICGICLVMWKKKRSTKGHRSNEEVRHPEDGV
- the LOC113167941 gene encoding tumor necrosis factor receptor superfamily member 14-like isoform X2 — protein: MQFVNHWKDFTVWTLQITDVEQHRNTEAVNQDSTSVRKILMIKVFSGQTTTCNLAEYQIGNECCPMCLPGNRVKTDCTEFRSTSCLPCLEGTYMNKPTGLKQCFQCSQCDAGSGLKMKRSCTTTSDTVCEPLEGFFCVDPSDNVCGGAQKHRSCEPGQYISQKGTASTDSVCSDCSDGSFSDGTFPSCRPHTQCEAKNLQLLKPGTTSTDAECEEHSSNKTITGISVSLSVVLIVLICGICLVMWKKKRSTKGHRSNEEVRHPEDGV
- the LOC113167941 gene encoding tumor necrosis factor receptor superfamily member 14-like isoform X11, with protein sequence MIKVFSGQTTTCNLAEYQIGNECCPMCLPGNRVKTDCTEFRSTSCLPCLEGTYMNKPTGLKQCFQCSQCDAGSGLKMKRSCTTTSDTVCEPLEGFFCVDPSDNVCGGAQKHRSCEPGQYISQKGTASTDSVCSDCSDGSFSDGTFPSCRPHTQCEAKNLQLLKPGTTSTDAECEEHSSNKTITGISVSLSVVLIVLICGICLVMWKKKRSTKGHRSNEEVRHPEDGV
- the LOC113167941 gene encoding tumor necrosis factor receptor superfamily member 14-like isoform X9 translates to MTVRRKHLSAASLLILMIKVFSGQTTTCNLAEYQIGNECCPMCLPGNRVKTDCTEFRSTSCLPCLEGTYMNKPTGLKQCFQCSQCDAGSGLKMKRSCTTTSDTVCEPLEGFFCVDPSDNVCGGAQKHRSCEPGQYISQKGTASTDSVCSDCSDGSFSDGTFPSCRPHTQCEAKNLQLLKPGTTSTDAECEEHSSNKTITGISVSLSVVLIVLICGICLVMWKKKRSTKGHRSNEEVRHPEDGV
- the LOC113167941 gene encoding tumor necrosis factor receptor superfamily member 14-like isoform X6, which codes for MQFVNHWKDFTVWTLQITDVEQHRNTEAVNQDSTSVRKILMMKVFSGQTTTCNLAEYQIGNECCPMCLPGSRVRTDCTEFRSTSCLPCLEGTYMNQPTGLKQCFPCSQCDAGSGLKMKRSCTTTSDTVCEPLEGFFCVDPSDNVCGGAQKHRSCEPGQYISQKGTASTDSVCSDCSDGSFSDGTFPSCRPHTQCETKNLQLLKPGTTSTDAKCGQHSLNKKIILLSIYVLLLLIVILAAVVFYFKHK